In Gemmatimonadota bacterium, the genomic window ATTCGACCCGAACATCGAAACCGCCTGGACGATTCCCTCTTCCTGGTACACCGACCCGGAATTCCTGCGGCGGGAATACAGGGACATTTTCCGCAGGACGTGGCAGCTCGTGGGACGGGCGGACCAGGTGGCCCGCGTCGGAGACTACTTCACGGTGGACGTGGCGGGCGAGCCGGTGGTCATCGCCCGCGGTGCCGACGACGTGGTCCGCGCGTTCTTCAACGTGTGCAAGCACCGGGCCGGCCCCGTGGCCCTCGAGCAGGGCAACCGGCGGACCTTCGTCTGTTACTACCACGGGTGGACCTACAACCTGGACGGCTCGCTGCGCCAAGCGCCGGAATTCGAAGAAGTGCAGGCCCTGGACCGCTGCGCCATGGCGCTCGAACCGGTACGCGTCAGCCAGTGGGGCCCCCTGCTGTTCGTCAACCTGGACGGGACCGCGCCGCCCCTGGAGGCCTTCCTGGGCGATATCGGCAAGCGGGCGGCCGCCCACAACATCGGCGAGATGAAATGGGCCCGGCGCCGGGACTACGAGATGGACTGCAACTGGAAGGTGTACGTGGACAACTACCTGGAAGGCTATCACCTGCCGGTCGTGCATCCCGGGCTGTACCGCGAGATCGACTACGACGCCTACCGGGTGGAGCCCTTCCGCTACTACTCCATCCAGCACGCGCCGATCCTCGGTCCGGAGAAGAAGGGGTACAAGGGACCGCGCCGCTACCTGCCGACGGAGCAGGACCAGGACGACACGCAGTACTACTGGGTCTTCCCGACGCTCATGCTCAACATCTACCTGGGCCAGATGCAGACCAACCTGGTGGTGCCTCTGGGCCACGACCGCTGCCTGACCATCTTCGAATGGTACCTGTCGCCCGACATGGAACAGGACATAGACAACCTGGCCGACTTCGGCGACGAGATCCAGGAAGAGGACATCTTCATCTGCGAGCACGTGCAGCGCGGGCTGCAGTCCGCGTCCTACAACCAGGGCCGGTTCTCCGTCAAGCGGGAGAACGGCGTGCACCACTTCCATTCGCTGATGAACGAGTACATGAACGGCGCGGAAGCAGAATGACCGCGCGCCCGCGCAGCGCAACACCGTTCCCGCCTGAGGCACGCGGCCAGGCCGGCACAGGTCGGCGGACCTGGAAACTGCCAGGCCGGAAGCCGCGCCCCTACCTCGCGTTCCGCCGCCGCAGCCACTCCACGGTCAACAGGAACACCACGGCGAAGACGATGAGGAATACGGCCACGGCCAGGATGGCGGGGCTGATTTCCTCGCGGATGCCCGACCACATCTGGCGCGGTATCGTGCGCTGTTCGATCCCGCCCATGAAGAGCACCACGACGACTTCGTCGAAGGACGCGGCGAAGGCGAAGATCGCACCGGAGACGACCCCCGGCGCGATCAGGGGCAGTTGGACACGCCGGAAGATCCTCACGGGGCCCGCGCCGAGGCTGGCGGCGGCCCGCGACAGGTTCGTGTCGTACCCGGCCAGCGTGGCCGTTACCGTGATCACGACGAAAGGCGTTCCGAGGGCGGCGTGAGCGAGGATCAATCCGAGGTGGGTCTGGGCCAGGCCCAGGTTCGAGTAGAAGAAGAACATGCCCGCGGCTGAAATGATCACGGGCGTGACCATAGGTGATATCAGCAGCCCCGTGACGAAACGGCGCGCCGGCATGGCCGCGTTCGCCAGGCCCAGGGCGGCGAGTGTGCCCAGTACGGTCGCGAGGACTGTGGCGGAGACCCCGATGACCAGGCTGTTGGCCAATGCCCGCGACCACTCCTCGTCCTCGACGATCTGCCGGTACCACCTGAGCGACCAGGCGTCGGCGTCCAGGCGGAGCATGCCCTCGGTGAAGGTAAAATAGGGTTCGGCGTTAAAGCTCAGTGGTACGATCACCAGGATCGGCGCGATCAGGAAGGCGAAGACGAGTGCGCAGAACCCCAGATACGCGATGCGCCAGAATCCTTGTTCAGCGGTCATCGTCATCAGCCCAGCCTCATCCGCTCGATGCCCACGAGCCGGTCATAAAGCACGTACAACCCTGCCACGCACACCAGCAGGATGCCGCCCAGCGCTGCCGCGAGACTCCAGTTCAGCGACGACTGCATGTGGAAGGCGATCATGTTGGAGATAAACTGCCCCGTGCTGCCGCCCACCAGGGCCGGCGTGATGTAGTATCCGATGGCGAGGATGAAAACGAGCAGGGAACCTGCGCCCACGCCGGGCAGCGTCTGGGGCCAGTACACCCGCCAGAACGACTGCCAGGGGGACGCGCCCAACGATTCCGCCGCACTCGTCTGCACCCGCGGAATGGCGCTCATGACCGAGTAGAGCGGCAGCACCATGAAGGGCAGCAGCACGTGGGTCATGGCCACGAAGGTGCCGGTCATGTTGTAGATCATGGCGATCCGGCCGTCGTCGCCGATGAGCCCGAGGTAGACGAGCATATCGTTGAGGACGCCCTGGTTCTGCAGGAGTACGATCCACGATGTCGTGCGCACGAGCAGCGAAGTCCAGAAGGGCACGAGGACCAGGATGAGGAGCAGGTAGGCGCGCCTGGGCGGGGCGTGGGCGATCAGACGCGCGACGGGGTAGCCGATGACCAGGCAGAGGGCGGTCACTCCCAGGCTCACGAGTAGGGTCCGCCAGAATAGGGTGAGGTAGATCCGCCGGTCCTCCGGCTGGGGGACGATGGATCCGTCGGAATCGCGTTGCAGATCGACCGCGTTCAGGTAGTGGCGTGAAGTATACCGCGCACCGGCCTCGCGCAGCGCGCGCCAGGTTCCGGTCTCTCCCCAGGCCGCGTGGATGCCGGTCATGGCTTCCCGCCACGGACCCTCATCGACGTTCCGGAGCCTCCTGGCACTGCGCGTGAACACGCTTCGCAGTCCGGACTGAACCCGGTTGATCCGGGTGGCGACCTGGCCAAGCGTTCGATCCTCGCGGGCTTTCAGGAGTTCCCCGGCCAGCGCTTCGTACACGGATTCTTCCGGTAGTTCACGCCCATTCCAGTTGCGCAGCCTTTCAAGGGTCTCGGGCAATGCGTCAGAAACCACGGGGTCGTAGACGCTGCGGACGAGCATGTTGGCGAGCGGCGCCAGGAAGGTCACGCCGATGAAGAGCAGCAGGGGCAGCACGAGGAGCGCGGCGCGCAACCTGGGGCCGGGCCTGAGGCGCCCGGTATTATCCTTCCGGTCCCGGTTCATGGAGGAATCCCGATCTCCGGCGCGGCGGCAGGACGGACGAGCTGCGCTCCGCGACCTGCCCGCACGCCCTGCGTTGACACGCCCGAATCCTTGTCAGCCCTTCGCGCTCACCTCGCCAGCCACGTGCTGAATCGTTCGTTCATCTCTTCCCCGTTGTCGGTCCACCATTCCCAGTCGTTGCGCAGCGCCCCGCCCCCGTTTTCCGGACTCGTGGGCATATGGGGATTCATGTCCACTCCGGTCTCGGCGTGGGTCGTGATCCTT contains:
- a CDS encoding aromatic ring-hydroxylating dioxygenase subunit alpha encodes the protein FDPNIETAWTIPSSWYTDPEFLRREYRDIFRRTWQLVGRADQVARVGDYFTVDVAGEPVVIARGADDVVRAFFNVCKHRAGPVALEQGNRRTFVCYYHGWTYNLDGSLRQAPEFEEVQALDRCAMALEPVRVSQWGPLLFVNLDGTAPPLEAFLGDIGKRAAAHNIGEMKWARRRDYEMDCNWKVYVDNYLEGYHLPVVHPGLYREIDYDAYRVEPFRYYSIQHAPILGPEKKGYKGPRRYLPTEQDQDDTQYYWVFPTLMLNIYLGQMQTNLVVPLGHDRCLTIFEWYLSPDMEQDIDNLADFGDEIQEEDIFICEHVQRGLQSASYNQGRFSVKRENGVHHFHSLMNEYMNGAEAE
- a CDS encoding ABC transporter permease, with product MTMTAEQGFWRIAYLGFCALVFAFLIAPILVIVPLSFNAEPYFTFTEGMLRLDADAWSLRWYRQIVEDEEWSRALANSLVIGVSATVLATVLGTLAALGLANAAMPARRFVTGLLISPMVTPVIISAAGMFFFYSNLGLAQTHLGLILAHAALGTPFVVITVTATLAGYDTNLSRAAASLGAGPVRIFRRVQLPLIAPGVVSGAIFAFAASFDEVVVVLFMGGIEQRTIPRQMWSGIREEISPAILAVAVFLIVFAVVFLLTVEWLRRRNAR
- a CDS encoding ABC transporter permease, producing MNRDRKDNTGRLRPGPRLRAALLVLPLLLFIGVTFLAPLANMLVRSVYDPVVSDALPETLERLRNWNGRELPEESVYEALAGELLKAREDRTLGQVATRINRVQSGLRSVFTRSARRLRNVDEGPWREAMTGIHAAWGETGTWRALREAGARYTSRHYLNAVDLQRDSDGSIVPQPEDRRIYLTLFWRTLLVSLGVTALCLVIGYPVARLIAHAPPRRAYLLLILVLVPFWTSLLVRTTSWIVLLQNQGVLNDMLVYLGLIGDDGRIAMIYNMTGTFVAMTHVLLPFMVLPLYSVMSAIPRVQTSAAESLGASPWQSFWRVYWPQTLPGVGAGSLLVFILAIGYYITPALVGGSTGQFISNMIAFHMQSSLNWSLAAALGGILLVCVAGLYVLYDRLVGIERMRLG